From Candidatus Krumholzibacteriia bacterium, a single genomic window includes:
- a CDS encoding ATP-binding protein produces MIVLDRIDLAAGGAELLHAGALSSSWESDFWRIVEASRMLQLRQVSLRVEENGVHKRFTLRETVLPAATQARLTTVASPGNLVQHAWALQDGMPVYDGRFRNSPDCLPLLSRYAGLLLATYGEQRKHLVQLRIAIYEICANIVEHGLRSRGPAHIDVHLHFFPDEIRGWVQDTCRPFDPSRLPATGIAERLEKRSTRGYGITIMRLLLDTMQHEFNPTGNRITFSKRIFQ; encoded by the coding sequence ATGATCGTGCTCGATCGCATCGATCTGGCCGCGGGCGGAGCGGAACTGCTCCACGCTGGTGCCCTGTCGTCGAGCTGGGAGTCGGATTTCTGGCGCATCGTCGAGGCGTCGCGGATGTTGCAGCTGCGACAGGTCTCGCTCCGGGTGGAGGAAAATGGCGTCCACAAGCGCTTCACCCTGCGGGAGACCGTGCTGCCAGCGGCCACCCAGGCGAGGCTGACGACCGTCGCCTCTCCGGGGAACCTGGTGCAGCATGCCTGGGCCCTCCAGGACGGCATGCCCGTCTACGATGGCAGGTTCCGGAACTCCCCGGATTGCTTGCCCCTGCTATCGCGCTACGCTGGCTTGTTGCTCGCTACCTATGGGGAGCAGCGCAAGCATCTGGTGCAGCTCCGGATCGCCATCTACGAGATCTGCGCCAACATCGTCGAGCATGGCCTGCGCTCCCGCGGCCCGGCTCACATCGACGTACACCTCCACTTCTTCCCCGACGAGATCCGCGGCTGGGTGCAGGACACCTGCCGGCCTTTCGATCCGTCGCGTCTGCCGGCGACGGGGATCGCGGAGCGTTTGGAGAAGCGCAGCACCCGCGGCTATGGCATCACCATCATGCGGCTGCTGTTGGACACGATGCAGCACGAGTTCAATCCCACGGGCAACCGGATCACCTTCAGCAAGAGGATCTTCCAATGA
- a CDS encoding PorV/PorQ family protein has product MTGTTDRCHDSRLAAAARTFLLGACVWFALHGAAIAQDDGGTQSPFQLGSGAREQAMGRTGAATSRSAEALFWNPARLASTARADLSLFRTQLFLDGSLYHAAFGSYPMLDFGTLAFGYQRLDVSGIERVDERNRSLGTFENSESSLMVGFGRNVGGLVALGGSLRVAQQAVDATSDASVGLDLGIALQYESTGPGQHWLSLGANLQNAVEPRLALAEDEVRDPRSLKLGLGYGGTWAPARLAWVAAVDVDLPSAAQPRPGAGLELSYQGMLMLRGGYDDGHPTVGLGLAYRNIRFDYALRPADALPRNDLLSLGVQFGASLTDRRQARRQEEQRRVTAELEQLLAARERDTEEKALAAADSAFAAERFEAALLLYRRVLAVDPEEPRARAREDATQRQLLHASAVAALQAGNLGQAAADFQAIVERWPDDTLARAGLQQARERLQRAADRDRNLRQLFAEALARFSAGDWSKAEATLSELLRLEPRHELGLELRNSVRAAKARAAAAKQPTAVATLTPKEHAPEDRSPAPPRRLSAAEQRDLERLYQEGLAAFGKRDFERAIRNWRAVWLESPHFEGVGENLIKAYLFEGVELYGRGQYDAALERCRQVLEIDPANEKALRYRARILEEKLEVEQIGEGRREP; this is encoded by the coding sequence ATGACCGGTACGACGGACCGCTGCCACGACTCTCGTCTCGCGGCAGCGGCCCGAACGTTCCTTCTCGGTGCCTGCGTCTGGTTCGCTTTGCACGGCGCCGCCATCGCGCAAGACGATGGCGGCACCCAGAGCCCGTTCCAGCTCGGCTCAGGCGCGCGGGAACAGGCCATGGGACGCACGGGAGCGGCGACGTCGCGGAGTGCCGAAGCGCTCTTCTGGAATCCGGCGCGCCTCGCCTCGACTGCGCGCGCCGATCTCAGTCTCTTCCGCACCCAGCTCTTTCTGGATGGGAGCCTCTACCACGCTGCCTTCGGCAGCTACCCGATGCTCGACTTCGGCACGCTCGCGTTCGGCTACCAACGTCTCGATGTCTCCGGAATCGAACGGGTGGACGAGCGCAACCGTTCGCTCGGGACCTTCGAGAACTCCGAGTCGAGCCTCATGGTCGGCTTCGGTCGCAACGTCGGTGGCCTCGTGGCCCTCGGCGGTTCGCTCCGCGTCGCGCAGCAAGCGGTCGACGCGACGAGCGACGCCAGCGTCGGCCTGGATTTGGGAATCGCGCTGCAGTACGAGAGCACCGGTCCGGGCCAACATTGGTTGAGCCTGGGTGCCAACTTGCAGAACGCGGTCGAGCCGCGGCTGGCCCTCGCCGAGGATGAGGTTCGCGATCCGCGCAGTCTCAAGCTCGGCCTCGGCTACGGCGGCACCTGGGCGCCAGCGCGCCTGGCCTGGGTGGCGGCCGTGGATGTCGACTTGCCGAGCGCGGCGCAGCCGCGGCCCGGCGCCGGGCTGGAGCTTTCCTATCAAGGGATGCTGATGTTGCGGGGCGGTTACGACGACGGTCACCCCACCGTGGGTCTCGGTCTGGCGTATCGGAACATCCGCTTCGACTACGCGCTGCGTCCAGCCGATGCGTTGCCCCGCAACGACCTCCTCAGCCTGGGCGTGCAGTTCGGCGCCAGTCTCACCGACCGCCGCCAAGCGCGGCGGCAGGAGGAGCAACGCCGTGTGACGGCGGAACTCGAACAACTCCTCGCGGCGCGCGAACGCGACACGGAAGAGAAAGCCCTGGCTGCAGCGGACAGCGCCTTCGCCGCCGAGCGTTTCGAGGCGGCACTCCTTCTTTACCGGCGCGTCCTCGCCGTCGACCCGGAAGAACCCCGGGCGCGTGCCCGCGAGGACGCGACGCAACGGCAGCTGCTGCACGCGAGCGCCGTCGCCGCTTTGCAGGCGGGCAACCTGGGGCAAGCGGCGGCCGATTTCCAGGCCATCGTGGAGCGCTGGCCGGACGACACGCTGGCTCGCGCCGGCTTGCAGCAGGCGCGCGAGCGCCTGCAGCGCGCCGCCGACCGCGACCGCAACCTGCGCCAGCTCTTCGCCGAAGCTCTCGCCCGCTTCAGCGCCGGCGATTGGTCCAAGGCCGAGGCAACGCTCTCCGAGCTGCTGCGTCTCGAGCCGCGCCACGAGCTCGGCCTCGAGCTCCGCAACAGCGTCCGCGCCGCGAAGGCGCGTGCCGCAGCCGCCAAGCAACCCACCGCGGTGGCCACCCTCACGCCGAAGGAGCACGCTCCCGAGGACCGCTCCCCGGCACCACCGCGGCGGCTCTCGGCGGCGGAGCAGCGCGACCTCGAGCGCTTGTACCAAGAAGGATTGGCCGCATTCGGGAAGCGCGATTTCGAGCGCGCCATCCGCAATTGGCGCGCTGTCTGGCTCGAGTCGCCGCATTTCGAAGGTGTGGGCGAGAATCTGATCAAGGCCTATCTCTTCGAAGGCGTCGAACTCTACGGCCGCGGGCAGTACGACGCGGCGCTCGAGCGCTGCCGCCAGGTCCTGGAGATCGATCCCGCCAACGAGAAGGCGTTGCGCTACCGCGCCCGCATCCTGGAGGAGAAGCTCGAAGTCGAACAAATCGGGGAGGGCCGCCGTGAGCCCTAG
- a CDS encoding SpoIIE family protein phosphatase → MSPRTRFHQRLGVQLGVTVALVTGLAFAFTVTTVVRRARETLTRELTLRLLAKSRSLSLGAAAPLLRHDPELGLHALIRSALAETPDLIDLVILDANGRVQGHRDLLRVGTRLPPPPERRALVIPGLAGESVWLEGPHLVVESPIRHVDRNVGRLVLRASRDEIESTVWQAQAYLVSVGGLATLLTLLAVTGVVHLNLRPLGPLRRGVQRLGAGDLGTRVRVRSRNELGLFANLINSMAENLEKAQTDLVQKERLDRELEIAGQLQSMLLPRVVQAAPGYELEAHYTPALEVSGDYYDVFALDEQRLALATADVSGKGIPGLVVMAMLRTTLRGLATAGRDPVDVLLAASRMLRHSMGRGMFVTCLYGVLDTRLHSFTYASAGQCPPAVFGSGGARYLPARGKPMGIFDEARFQESLQRHELSFAPGDGLLLYTDGLLETMNARGEQLGSPAVLQLLEGCSSAHAAVERLRRRVEAHRGAEPPSDDLTLLALQRLATAPAAAAHAAGVVSAPREAPA, encoded by the coding sequence GTGAGCCCTAGGACGCGCTTCCACCAGCGTCTCGGCGTGCAGCTCGGCGTCACCGTGGCCCTCGTCACCGGTCTGGCCTTCGCGTTCACCGTGACCACCGTGGTGCGCCGGGCGCGGGAAACCCTGACCCGGGAGCTCACCCTGCGTCTCCTCGCCAAGAGCCGCAGCCTGTCGCTCGGAGCGGCGGCCCCCTTGCTCCGCCACGATCCGGAGCTCGGCCTGCACGCGCTCATCCGCAGCGCTCTTGCCGAGACTCCCGATCTCATCGACCTCGTCATCCTCGATGCGAACGGGCGGGTGCAGGGACATCGCGACCTCTTGCGTGTCGGCACGCGCCTACCGCCACCGCCGGAGCGCCGCGCCCTCGTCATCCCCGGTCTCGCCGGCGAATCGGTGTGGCTCGAAGGGCCGCACCTGGTCGTCGAGAGCCCCATCCGGCACGTGGACAGGAACGTGGGCAGGCTCGTCTTGCGTGCCAGCCGCGACGAGATCGAGAGCACGGTGTGGCAGGCTCAGGCTTACCTCGTCTCCGTGGGTGGATTGGCAACGCTGCTCACCCTCCTGGCGGTGACCGGTGTCGTGCACCTCAACCTGCGCCCCCTCGGGCCGTTGCGCCGCGGCGTGCAACGCCTCGGCGCCGGCGATCTCGGTACCCGGGTCCGGGTGCGCTCGCGCAACGAGCTCGGCCTGTTCGCGAACCTGATCAACTCCATGGCCGAGAACCTGGAGAAGGCCCAGACCGACCTGGTGCAGAAGGAGAGGCTCGATCGCGAGCTCGAAATCGCCGGGCAGCTGCAATCGATGTTGCTCCCGAGGGTGGTGCAGGCGGCCCCTGGTTACGAACTAGAGGCGCATTACACCCCTGCCCTCGAGGTGAGCGGCGACTACTACGACGTTTTCGCCCTCGACGAGCAGCGCCTCGCTCTCGCCACCGCCGACGTGAGCGGCAAGGGCATTCCGGGGCTCGTGGTCATGGCCATGCTGCGGACGACGCTCCGCGGTCTCGCCACCGCGGGTCGCGACCCGGTGGACGTCCTGCTCGCCGCGAGCCGGATGCTGCGTCACAGCATGGGACGTGGCATGTTCGTCACCTGTCTCTATGGCGTGCTCGATACGCGGCTGCACTCCTTCACCTACGCCAGCGCCGGGCAGTGCCCGCCGGCGGTCTTCGGTTCCGGCGGCGCCCGTTATTTGCCGGCCCGGGGCAAACCCATGGGGATCTTCGACGAAGCGCGCTTCCAGGAAAGCCTACAGCGTCACGAGCTGTCCTTCGCCCCGGGAGACGGTCTGCTCCTTTACACCGATGGCCTCCTGGAAACGATGAACGCCCGCGGGGAGCAGCTGGGTTCGCCTGCCGTTTTGCAACTCTTGGAGGGATGCAGCAGCGCGCACGCCGCGGTAGAAAGGCTCCGCCGGCGCGTCGAGGCGCACCGGGGCGCGGAACCACCGAGCGACGATCTCACCCTCCTCGCCCTGCAACGACTGGCGACGGCGCCGGCCGCCGCGGCGCACGCCGCCGGCGTGGTGTCCGCTCCCAGGGAGGCGCCGGCATGA
- a CDS encoding STAS domain-containing protein, which translates to MSNRDEETEQATKSFAISEGSMLAPGRTRLLLQGHLDAEAAPLLAKKLRLLLERGVLHLELDCTELQFISSTGIGTIVATVGEYRDAGGRIVVSRLSAGILEVFESLDLLDYVEVL; encoded by the coding sequence ATGAGCAACCGCGACGAAGAAACCGAACAAGCCACCAAGAGCTTCGCTATCAGCGAGGGCAGCATGCTCGCCCCCGGCCGCACGCGCCTGCTGCTGCAAGGCCACCTCGATGCCGAGGCGGCGCCGCTGCTGGCGAAGAAGCTGCGCCTGCTTCTCGAGCGCGGCGTGCTCCACCTCGAGCTCGACTGCACCGAACTGCAGTTCATCAGCAGCACCGGGATCGGAACGATCGTGGCCACCGTCGGCGAGTACCGCGACGCGGGTGGCAGGATCGTGGTCAGCCGTCTCTCGGCGGGGATCCTCGAGGTCTTCGAGTCTCTCGATCTCCTGGACTACGTCGAGGTCCTGTGA